GGGACGCATGCTGCGGGCATTGGAGTCCTCGGTCAGCCGGGCTTCCAACCGCGTCGCCGCAGTCATATCGCCGGCGTTGATGCGCGAACGAAGTTCGGTGGCGAAATCCGGAGCCACATCGATGCGGCGGTAACCGGGTGTTTCCGAGTTGGCGATGTTCGAGGCAATGGCTTCCTGACGCAGCACCGACACATCAAGCAGTTTGCTCGCGAGCT
This portion of the Rariglobus hedericola genome encodes:
- the flgB gene encoding flagellar basal body rod protein FlgB, whose protein sequence is MACPLHYSPCMVDPIFQSPNYQLASKLLDVSVLRQEAIASNIANSETPGYRRIDVAPDFATELRSRINAGDMTAATRLEARLTEDSNARSMRPDGNSVQIDSELLQMNRNMVEHDFLSEVISRNIKQLRLAITGRAG